Proteins found in one Triticum urartu cultivar G1812 chromosome 4, Tu2.1, whole genome shotgun sequence genomic segment:
- the LOC125551862 gene encoding uncharacterized protein LOC125551862 isoform X1, producing MKFHIHESPLIWLRPTTDDTSLLPCSYEGNRRPAPPTVNNAFGFWVISQWFLNVFLKFITKLIDFVYYLLGFLRSHLSPFMVSGEEGYIPNYVEIIKGVKLLLRSVGTMRSLRGIELLPKDILTSLLIYSNHRLTIFIVRISFFISCWIIDLGICRAIYHRRMYSQNTISVIVLFYTSVQSNGICILYCTAIL from the exons ATGAAGTTCCACATACATGAATCTCCACTCATCTG GTTGAGACCCACCACTGATGACACGAGTCTGCTACCCTGCTCCTATGAAGGTAACCGAAGGCCTGCACCTCCCACCGTG AACAACGCTTTTGGGTTTTGGGTAATCTCTCAATGGTTTCTAAATG TATTCCTCAAGTTTATAACTAAACTGATAGATTTTGTCTACTACCTATTAG GATTCCTCCGTTCGCATTTATCTCCTTTTATGGTCAGTGGTGAAGAGGGTTATATTCCTAACTATGTAGAGATCATTAAGGGAGTCAAGCTGCTTCTCAGAAGTGTTGGGACTATGAGATCATTAAGGGGCATTGAGCTGCTGCCCAAAGATATACTTACTTCATTGCTTATATATTCCAACCACAGGTTGACTATATTTATTGTGAGAATCTCATTCTTTATATCATGTTGGATCATCGATCTTGGAATTTGTAGAGCCATTTACCATCGAAGGATGTACTCACAGAACACAATCAGTGTAATTGTGCTTTTCTACACTTCTGTCCAGAGCAATGGTATATGTATTCTGTATTGTACGGCTATCCTCTAA
- the LOC125551862 gene encoding uncharacterized protein LOC125551862 isoform X2 — MKFHIHESPLIWLRPTTDDTSLLPCSYEGNRRPAPPTVNNAFGFWVISQWFLNGFLRSHLSPFMVSGEEGYIPNYVEIIKGVKLLLRSVGTMRSLRGIELLPKDILTSLLIYSNHRLTIFIVRISFFISCWIIDLGICRAIYHRRMYSQNTISVIVLFYTSVQSNGICILYCTAIL; from the exons ATGAAGTTCCACATACATGAATCTCCACTCATCTG GTTGAGACCCACCACTGATGACACGAGTCTGCTACCCTGCTCCTATGAAGGTAACCGAAGGCCTGCACCTCCCACCGTG AACAACGCTTTTGGGTTTTGGGTAATCTCTCAATGGTTTCTAAATG GATTCCTCCGTTCGCATTTATCTCCTTTTATGGTCAGTGGTGAAGAGGGTTATATTCCTAACTATGTAGAGATCATTAAGGGAGTCAAGCTGCTTCTCAGAAGTGTTGGGACTATGAGATCATTAAGGGGCATTGAGCTGCTGCCCAAAGATATACTTACTTCATTGCTTATATATTCCAACCACAGGTTGACTATATTTATTGTGAGAATCTCATTCTTTATATCATGTTGGATCATCGATCTTGGAATTTGTAGAGCCATTTACCATCGAAGGATGTACTCACAGAACACAATCAGTGTAATTGTGCTTTTCTACACTTCTGTCCAGAGCAATGGTATATGTATTCTGTATTGTACGGCTATCCTCTAA